A genomic window from Streptomyces sp. NBC_01429 includes:
- a CDS encoding LLM class flavin-dependent oxidoreductase → MKFLAITLIAHAPHPVTGVRKPTGERFREVLDNALLAEQLGFDGFGVGERHERPFISSSPPVVLSHIAALTSRIRLFTAVTTLSLLDPVRAYEDYATLDQLSGGRLELIIGKGNGAAQRELFHVTPEDQWERNAESYEVFRQIWRQDKVTAATRFRPGLKDAEVWPRPLQQPIRVWHGSATSKESVDLAARHGDPLFSANVTNTIEPYAELIRYYRERWEHYGHDPARIAVGAGSAGYYAARTSQEAIAHYRPVFEGYLAFQKRLGVDPVFPTLEDFIERSSALIGSPQQVIEKVHRYHERFGHTVLHLHADAGGLTDTQHRDALELFQSDIAPVLRREIPDPPFAWGPVLAEREDGAVEAAAGTPADAPAGPAPALPTPAPDH, encoded by the coding sequence GTGAAGTTCCTCGCCATCACCCTGATCGCGCACGCCCCGCACCCGGTGACCGGTGTGCGCAAGCCGACCGGCGAGCGCTTCCGCGAGGTCCTGGACAACGCGCTGCTCGCCGAGCAGCTGGGGTTCGACGGCTTCGGTGTGGGGGAGCGGCACGAGCGGCCGTTCATCTCCTCCTCGCCGCCGGTCGTGCTCAGCCATATCGCCGCGCTCACCTCCCGGATCCGGCTGTTCACCGCGGTTACCACACTCAGTCTGCTGGACCCGGTGCGCGCCTACGAGGACTACGCGACCCTGGACCAGCTGTCCGGCGGCCGACTGGAGTTGATCATCGGCAAGGGCAACGGCGCCGCCCAGCGTGAGCTGTTCCACGTCACGCCCGAGGACCAGTGGGAGCGCAACGCCGAGAGCTACGAGGTGTTCCGACAGATCTGGCGGCAGGACAAGGTGACGGCCGCCACGCGTTTCCGCCCCGGGCTCAAGGACGCGGAGGTGTGGCCGAGACCGCTCCAGCAGCCCATCAGGGTCTGGCACGGCAGCGCCACCAGCAAGGAGTCGGTCGACCTGGCCGCCCGCCACGGCGACCCGCTGTTCTCCGCGAACGTCACCAACACCATAGAGCCGTACGCCGAGTTGATCCGTTACTACCGCGAGCGCTGGGAGCACTACGGGCACGACCCGGCGCGCATCGCCGTCGGGGCGGGTTCGGCGGGCTACTACGCGGCACGCACCTCCCAGGAGGCGATCGCCCACTACCGCCCGGTGTTCGAGGGCTATCTCGCCTTCCAGAAGCGGCTGGGCGTCGACCCGGTGTTCCCGACTCTGGAGGACTTCATCGAGCGGAGCTCGGCGCTGATCGGCAGCCCCCAGCAGGTGATCGAGAAGGTGCACCGCTACCACGAGCGGTTCGGGCACACCGTGCTGCACCTGCACGCCGACGCCGGCGGGCTCACCGACACCCAGCACCGCGACGCCCTCGAACTCTTCCAGTCCGACATCGCCCCCGTACTGCGACGGGAGATCCCCGACCCGCCCTTCGCCTGGGGCCCGGTGCTCGCCGAGCGCGAGGACGGCGCCGTCGAAGCCGCGGCCGGAACCCCGGCCGACGCCCCGGCCGGGCCCGCACCCGCGCTCCCCACCCCTGCCCCCGACCACTGA
- a CDS encoding NtaA/DmoA family FMN-dependent monooxygenase (This protein belongs to a clade of FMN-dependent monooxygenases, within a broader family of flavin-dependent oxidoreductases, the luciferase-like monooxygenase (LMM) family, some of whose members use coenzyme F420 rather than FMN.), with product MSKPLKQIHLAAHFPGVNNTTVWSDPEAGSHIEFSSFAHFAKTAERAKFDFLFLAEGLRLREQGGKIYDLDVVGRPDTFTVLSALAAVTERLGLAGTINSTFNEPYEVARQFASLDHLSDGRAAWNVVTSWDAFTGENFRRGGYLPQEERYSRAQEFLSTANELFDSWRGDEIVSDPGTGAFLRDARAGAFVHKGQHFDIEGQFNVPRSPQGRPVIFQAGDSEEGREFAAAGADAIFSRYSTLTEGQAFYTDVKNRLARHGRAHDQLLILPAATFVLGDTDAEAQEAAREIRGQQVSGATAIKHLEFVWNRDLSGYDPDGPLPDIDPDLGRHSIARGRAQVRMYRDPLATAREWRERAAANNWSIRDLVIETGSRQAFVGAPATVARAVNDFVQADVSDGFILVPHITPGGLDVFADTVVPLLQERGVFRTEYEGTTLRDHLGLAHPDAEATGERAAS from the coding sequence ATGAGCAAGCCGCTCAAGCAGATACATCTCGCGGCCCACTTCCCCGGCGTCAACAACACCACCGTGTGGAGCGACCCCGAGGCCGGCAGCCACATCGAGTTCAGCTCCTTCGCGCACTTCGCGAAGACCGCCGAACGCGCCAAATTCGACTTCCTGTTCCTCGCCGAAGGGCTGCGCCTTCGCGAACAGGGCGGAAAGATATACGACTTGGACGTGGTCGGCCGCCCCGACACCTTCACCGTGCTGTCCGCCCTCGCCGCCGTGACCGAACGCCTCGGCCTGGCCGGCACCATCAACTCCACCTTCAACGAGCCCTACGAGGTGGCCCGCCAGTTCGCCAGCCTCGACCACCTCTCGGACGGCCGCGCCGCCTGGAACGTCGTCACCTCCTGGGACGCCTTCACCGGCGAGAACTTCCGCCGCGGCGGCTACCTCCCGCAGGAGGAGCGCTACTCCCGCGCCCAGGAGTTCCTGTCCACCGCGAACGAGCTGTTCGACTCGTGGCGCGGCGACGAGATCGTCTCCGACCCGGGGACCGGCGCCTTCCTCCGGGACGCCCGCGCCGGAGCCTTCGTGCACAAGGGGCAGCACTTCGACATCGAGGGGCAGTTCAACGTCCCGCGCAGCCCGCAGGGCCGCCCCGTGATCTTCCAGGCCGGCGACTCCGAGGAAGGAAGGGAGTTCGCCGCCGCCGGCGCCGACGCGATCTTCAGCCGGTACAGCACGCTCACGGAGGGCCAGGCGTTCTACACGGACGTCAAGAACCGCCTGGCGCGCCACGGCCGCGCCCACGACCAGCTGCTGATCCTGCCCGCCGCGACCTTCGTCCTCGGCGACACGGACGCCGAGGCCCAGGAGGCGGCCCGCGAGATACGCGGGCAGCAGGTCAGCGGTGCCACGGCGATCAAACACCTGGAGTTCGTCTGGAACCGCGACCTCTCCGGATACGACCCGGACGGCCCGCTCCCCGACATCGACCCGGACCTCGGCCGGCACAGCATCGCCCGCGGCCGCGCCCAGGTACGGATGTACCGCGACCCGCTGGCCACCGCCCGCGAGTGGCGGGAGCGCGCCGCCGCCAACAACTGGTCGATCCGGGACCTGGTCATCGAGACCGGCAGCCGGCAGGCATTCGTCGGCGCCCCGGCCACGGTCGCCCGGGCCGTCAACGACTTCGTCCAGGCCGATGTCAGCGACGGCTTCATCCTCGTCCCGCACATCACCCCCGGCGGACTGGACGTCTTCGCCGACACCGTGGTCCCGCTGCTCCAGGAGCGCGGTGTGTTCCGTACGGAGTACGAGGGCACGACCCTGCGCGACCACCTCGGCCTGGCCCACCCCGACGCCGAGGCGACGGGCGAGCGGGCCGCCTCGTGA
- a CDS encoding LLM class flavin-dependent oxidoreductase, whose product MSSSSSLPFSPSSALHLAVALDGAGWHPAAWREPGARSRDLFTAAYWADLIAEAERGLLDFVTIEDGLGLQSSDLTEPDGRTDQVRGRLDAVLIAARVAPLTRHIGIVPTVVATHTEPFHLSKAIATLDYVSSGRAGLRVQVSGRQNEAAHFGRRTIPPIRFGGTYTPRAREAIAELFDEAADYVEVVRRLWDSWEDDAEIRSVPTGRFIDRDKLHYIDFEGRHFSVKGPSITPRPPQGQPLVTALGHESVPYRLIAGSTDLGYVTPHDAGQARGIVDEIRTERAGTARAEEPLHIFGDLVVFLDDDPAAAAARRDRLDGLAGQPFTSDAKVFTGTPAQLADLLLEWQRAGLSGFRLRPAVIAHDLPAITRGLVPELRRRDAFRHTYEAVTLRGLLGLPRPANRYATA is encoded by the coding sequence GTGTCCTCGTCTTCTTCGCTGCCCTTTTCCCCGTCCTCCGCGCTCCACCTCGCCGTCGCCCTCGACGGCGCGGGATGGCACCCGGCCGCCTGGCGCGAGCCGGGAGCCCGGTCCCGGGACCTGTTCACCGCCGCCTACTGGGCCGACCTCATCGCCGAGGCCGAGCGCGGCCTGCTCGACTTCGTGACGATCGAGGACGGACTCGGACTCCAGTCCTCGGACCTCACGGAACCCGACGGGCGCACCGACCAGGTGCGCGGGCGGCTGGACGCGGTACTCATCGCCGCGCGCGTCGCCCCGCTGACCCGGCACATCGGGATCGTACCGACCGTGGTCGCCACGCACACCGAGCCGTTCCACCTCTCCAAGGCGATCGCCACCCTGGACTATGTGAGCTCCGGCCGCGCGGGCCTGCGGGTCCAGGTGTCGGGGCGGCAGAACGAGGCGGCGCACTTCGGCCGCCGCACGATCCCGCCCATCCGCTTCGGCGGGACGTACACACCGCGGGCGCGGGAAGCGATCGCCGAACTCTTCGACGAGGCCGCCGACTACGTCGAGGTGGTGCGCCGCCTCTGGGACAGCTGGGAGGACGACGCCGAGATCAGGTCCGTCCCCACCGGCCGCTTCATCGACCGCGACAAGCTCCACTACATCGACTTCGAGGGGCGGCACTTCAGCGTCAAGGGCCCCTCCATCACCCCCCGCCCGCCGCAGGGCCAGCCCCTCGTCACCGCGCTGGGACACGAGAGTGTGCCGTACCGGCTGATCGCGGGCTCCACCGACCTCGGCTACGTCACCCCGCACGACGCCGGCCAGGCCCGCGGCATCGTCGACGAGATACGTACCGAACGGGCCGGGACGGCACGGGCCGAGGAGCCCCTGCACATCTTCGGCGATCTGGTGGTCTTCCTCGACGACGACCCCGCCGCGGCGGCGGCCCGCCGGGACCGGCTGGACGGTCTCGCGGGACAGCCCTTCACCAGCGACGCGAAGGTGTTCACGGGCACACCGGCACAACTGGCCGACCTGCTCCTGGAATGGCAGCGCGCCGGACTCTCCGGCTTCCGGCTGCGCCCCGCCGTGATCGCCCACGACCTGCCGGCGATCACCCGCGGTCTGGTGCCCGAACTGCGGCGCCGCGACGCCTTCCGGCACACCTACGAAGCCGTCACCCTGCGCGGGCTGCTCGGACTGCCCCGCCCCGCCAACCGCTACGCCACCGCCTGA
- a CDS encoding putative leader peptide, with amino-acid sequence MVSPIAPLPARVLAPRRRVHLYSRPHIDLQRVAGALCCS; translated from the coding sequence ATGGTGTCACCCATCGCCCCGCTGCCCGCCAGGGTCCTGGCCCCGCGACGTCGCGTGCACCTTTACTCCCGGCCCCATATCGACCTCCAGCGTGTGGCCGGCGCGCTCTGTTGTTCCTGA
- a CDS encoding class II aldolase/adducin family protein, producing the protein MSDPRSELVAAGRALSDAGLSPGASGNLSVRVGDRIYMTPTGSRLEALDPERLAVLDARAPLHEGHTAGPPPSKEFPLHRAFYRRDPATRAVVHLHSAHAAACSCLPAWSRRSALAPLTPYFVMRVGQTPLIPYAAPGDLDQARRLEELGFPFHAALLQNHGPITAGDTLARAVDAAVELEEVARLTLLLKDTAPRLLTTEEATALAHRYGSTWEGAVD; encoded by the coding sequence ATGAGCGACCCCCGCAGCGAACTCGTCGCCGCCGGACGCGCGTTGTCGGACGCCGGACTGAGCCCGGGAGCGTCCGGCAACCTCAGTGTGCGCGTCGGCGACCGCATATACATGACCCCCACCGGGTCCCGACTCGAAGCGCTGGACCCCGAGCGGCTGGCCGTGCTGGACGCCCGGGCGCCCCTGCACGAAGGCCATACGGCGGGGCCGCCACCGTCCAAGGAGTTCCCCCTCCACCGGGCCTTCTACCGGCGCGACCCCGCCACCCGCGCCGTCGTCCATCTGCACAGCGCCCACGCCGCGGCCTGCTCCTGCCTGCCGGCCTGGTCCCGCCGCAGCGCGCTGGCGCCCCTCACCCCGTACTTCGTCATGCGCGTGGGCCAGACCCCGCTGATCCCGTACGCGGCCCCCGGCGACCTGGACCAGGCGCGCCGGCTGGAGGAGCTGGGCTTCCCCTTCCACGCCGCCCTCCTCCAGAACCACGGCCCCATCACCGCCGGTGACACCCTCGCGCGGGCCGTGGACGCCGCCGTCGAACTGGAGGAGGTCGCACGGCTCACCCTCCTCCTCAAGGACACGGCCCCCCGTCTCCTCACCACCGAGGAGGCGACGGCCCTCGCCCACCGGTACGGCAGCACCTGGGAGGGCGCGGTGGACTGA
- the otnK gene encoding 3-oxo-tetronate kinase, producing MRRAHTALRWGGIADDFTGATDLATNWVARGVRTSVTLGVPTEEELAGLADMDAVVVALKSRTAPVAEAVGESVAALAALRRLGCERIYDKYCSTFDSTPRGNIGPVADALMAGLDTGTAVVVPSFPATGRTVYRGHLFVGDQLLGDSPMRHHPLTPMTDSSLVRLLSPQTTHPVSAVGLDVVRGDPRALRAALDAEAGDGRRYVVVDAIDTEDLTRIAAATAHHPLVTGGSGLALGLPSRGAPAAGAMPVIPGHRVVLAGSASAATRAQTDAARSALPSRRLDLAALRADPAAEVARLTDWARTNWSAAPGVPVLVYAVGSLSDVERHTPEGLRPAAELVEEALADCATAFAGAGARQFVVAGGETSGSVVRALGVRRLELGPALAPGVSWALGSAPDGASYNLALKSGNFGGQSLFTSAWEELG from the coding sequence GTGCGCAGAGCACACACAGCACTCCGATGGGGCGGTATCGCCGACGACTTCACCGGCGCCACCGATCTCGCGACGAACTGGGTGGCCAGAGGGGTACGGACCAGTGTCACACTCGGTGTGCCCACCGAGGAGGAGCTGGCCGGGCTGGCGGACATGGACGCCGTGGTGGTCGCGCTGAAGTCCCGTACGGCGCCGGTCGCCGAAGCCGTCGGCGAGAGCGTGGCCGCGCTCGCGGCCCTGCGCCGGCTGGGCTGTGAGCGGATCTACGACAAGTACTGCTCGACCTTCGACTCCACACCGCGCGGGAACATCGGCCCCGTCGCCGACGCGCTGATGGCCGGGCTGGACACCGGGACCGCGGTGGTGGTGCCCTCCTTCCCGGCCACCGGGCGCACCGTCTACCGGGGCCATCTGTTCGTGGGCGACCAACTGCTCGGTGACAGCCCCATGCGCCACCACCCGCTGACCCCGATGACCGACTCCAGCCTGGTCAGGCTGCTCTCCCCGCAGACCACGCACCCCGTCTCCGCCGTCGGCCTGGACGTGGTCCGCGGCGATCCGCGCGCGCTGCGGGCGGCCCTGGACGCCGAGGCGGGCGACGGGCGGCGCTACGTGGTGGTCGACGCCATCGACACCGAGGACCTCACCCGGATCGCCGCGGCCACCGCACACCACCCGCTCGTCACCGGCGGTTCCGGGCTCGCCCTCGGACTGCCGTCGCGCGGCGCCCCGGCCGCCGGAGCCATGCCCGTGATCCCCGGACACCGCGTGGTGCTGGCCGGCAGCGCCTCGGCGGCCACCCGCGCCCAGACCGACGCCGCCCGCTCGGCCCTGCCCAGCCGCCGGCTCGATCTGGCCGCCCTGCGCGCCGACCCGGCGGCCGAGGTCGCCCGGCTGACCGACTGGGCCCGTACCAACTGGTCCGCGGCGCCCGGCGTGCCGGTCCTCGTCTACGCCGTCGGCTCGCTGTCGGACGTCGAGCGGCACACGCCCGAGGGGCTGCGCCCCGCCGCCGAGCTGGTGGAGGAGGCACTCGCCGACTGCGCCACGGCCTTCGCCGGGGCGGGCGCCCGGCAGTTCGTCGTGGCGGGCGGCGAGACCTCGGGCAGTGTGGTGCGCGCCCTGGGCGTGCGCCGCCTCGAACTCGGCCCGGCCCTCGCGCCCGGAGTCTCGTGGGCGCTGGGCTCGGCTCCGGACGGAGCCTCGTACAACCTCGCGCTGAAGTCGGGGAACTTCGGCGGGCAGTCCCTGTTCACGAGCGCCTGGGAGGAACTGGGATGA